The Pseudomonas aeruginosa genome includes the window CTCGGCGGCCAGGGCGTCTTCCAGGTCGCGTTTTTCCGAGCCGCTCAGCCAGGCGGCCTGGCGCGGGCGGTCATCCACCAGGCGCCACCAGATGAAGGCCCAGATCACCGCCGGCAGGCCTTCGATGATGAACATCCAGCGCCAGCTGAAATGCTCCACCAGGTAGCCGGAGACCACCGACATCCAGAGGATGGTCACCGGGTTGCCGAGGATCAGGAAGGTGTTCGCCCGCGAGCGCTCGGCGCGGGTGAACCAGTGGCAGAGGTAGACCAGCATCGCTGGCATCACCGCCGCCTCGACCACGCCGAGGAGGAAGCGGATGCCGATCAGCAGGTAGACGTTGGCGACCATCCCGGTCAGGGTGGCCAGCCCGCCCCAGAGGATCAGGCTGACGAAGATCAGCTTCTTGACGCTGCGCTTTTCCGCGTAGATCGCCCCCGGCACCTGGAAGAAGAAGTAACCGAGGAAGAACAGCGCGCCCAGCAGCGAGGACAGCCCGGGAGTGATCCGCAGGTCGTCGGCCATCCCGGAGGCGGCGGCGAAGCCGTAGTTGGCGCGGTCCAGGTAGGCCAGGCTGTAGGTGACGAAAACGATCGGCATGATGTACCACCAGCGGCTGCTGGCGAGGCGAGGCATGGTCATGGTCGGGTATCTCCTGAGCTTGTCTTGTTCTTGTCGCAACAGGTGCCGCGTGGGCGGCGGGTTCAGGCGCTCCTGCGGCGCTCGCGGTCGAGCAGTTGGCTGCGTTTCGGCAGCCCCTCCATGTCGCCGCGGACCTGTACCGCGCGGCTGCCGATCCAGTTGCCGCGCGCCACCGCGTCGGGCAGCGGCAGGCCTTCCAGCAGCGCGCTGACCACCCCGACCGCGAAGCCGTCGCCGGCGCCCACGGTGTCCACCACGGTCGCCACCGGCACGCCGGGGACCAGCCCTTCGCCGTGGGCATCGCGATAGTAGGCGCCGCTCGGGCCGAGCTTGATCGCCACCGCGTCGACGCCCATGTCCAGGTAGAACGCGGCGATATCCGCGGGTTCCTGCCAGCCGCTGAGCAGGCGGCCTTCCTCCAGGCCCGGCAGGACCCAGTGGGCATGCGCGGCGAGGGCGTTGATCTCGGCGATCATGCGGCGCTCGCTGGGCCACAGCGAGGGCCGCAGGTTGGGGTCGAAGGACAGGCTGGCGCCCTTGCCGCGCATGCGCCGCATCAGTTCGTGGGACAGTTCGCAGGCACTCGCCGAGAGTGCCGGCGGAATGCCGGTGGCGTGCAGGTGGCGGGCGCCGAGCATTTCTTCGCGGATATGGGCGAGGCCCAACCGGCTGGCCGCCGAGCCGCGGCGGAAGTACTCGACCCGCGGGTCGGCACCATCGACCTCGCGGGACTTCATCTGGAACCCGGTGGGCGCTTGCGCGTCGACCTCGACGAAGCGGCAGTCGAGGCCCTCGCGGGTCAGGCTGTCGAGTACGAAGCGGCCGAGCGAGTCGTCGCCGACCCGGCTCAGCCAGGCCACCGTGAAGCCGAGGCGGGCGAGGCCGATGGCGACGTTGCTGTCGGCGCCGGCGATGCGCTTGCCGAACTGCTCGACCCGGTCCAGTTCGCCGGGCTGTTCGGCGACGAACATGGCCATGGTCTCGCCGAAGCAGAGGATCTCGAAGTCAGCCATGCTGGCGTTCCTCCTGGGGCTGGCCGAGGCGGGCGAGGGCGGCGATGTGCCGGCGGCTGAGACTGAGCAGGTCGTCGCCCTGCAGCGGGTATTCGATGGCCCGCGCCACGCCTTCCGGGAAATGCTGCAGCAGGCGCTGCCAGTACTGCAGGTCGGCGGCCGACGGCGGCACCGCGACCAGCTTGCCGTCGCGGTTGCG containing:
- a CDS encoding sugar kinase, which gives rise to MADFEILCFGETMAMFVAEQPGELDRVEQFGKRIAGADSNVAIGLARLGFTVAWLSRVGDDSLGRFVLDSLTREGLDCRFVEVDAQAPTGFQMKSREVDGADPRVEYFRRGSAASRLGLAHIREEMLGARHLHATGIPPALSASACELSHELMRRMRGKGASLSFDPNLRPSLWPSERRMIAEINALAAHAHWVLPGLEEGRLLSGWQEPADIAAFYLDMGVDAVAIKLGPSGAYYRDAHGEGLVPGVPVATVVDTVGAGDGFAVGVVSALLEGLPLPDAVARGNWIGSRAVQVRGDMEGLPKRSQLLDRERRRSA